A genomic segment from Gracilinanus agilis isolate LMUSP501 chromosome 1, AgileGrace, whole genome shotgun sequence encodes:
- the SHISA5 gene encoding protein shisa-5 isoform X3 → MTFEPDFDSGPSPGFAISVGIGTAIFVLFVVSIILCFTCSCCSLYKMCRRPRPSVVTTSTTVVHPAYPQQPSVPPGYPGAMYQGYQPMPVQPGMPAAPYPTQYPPPYPAQPTGPPAYNETHPAGAGAPYPVNQPPYNPAYMDPPKTAY, encoded by the exons ttTCGCGATATCTGTGGGCATTGGAACAGCCAtctttgtgctctttgtggtCAGCATCATCCTCTGTTTCACATGTTCCTGCTGCAGTTTGTACAAGATGTGCCGAAGACCCAGACCTT CTGTGGTGACCACTTCCACTACTGTGGTCCATCCTGCATACCCACAACAGCCAAGTGTGCCACCTGGTTACCCAGGGGCCATGTACCAAGGCTATCAACCAATGCCTGTCCAGCCAGGGATGCCAGCTGCGCCTTATCCTACCCAGTACCCACCACCCTACCCTGCCCAGCCAACTGGCCCTCCTGCCTACAATGAGACTCATCCTG CAGGTGCAGGAGCTCCGTACCCCGTCAACCAGCCTCCATATAATCCTGCATACATGGATCCTCCAAAGACTGCTTATTGA
- the SHISA5 gene encoding protein shisa-5 isoform X4, producing MGFAISVGIGTAIFVLFVVSIILCFTCSCCSLYKMCRRPRPSVVTTSTTVVHPAYPQQPSVPPGYPGAMYQGYQPMPVQPGMPAAPYPTQYPPPYPAQPTGPPAYNETHPAGAGAPYPVNQPPYNPAYMDPPKTAY from the exons ttTCGCGATATCTGTGGGCATTGGAACAGCCAtctttgtgctctttgtggtCAGCATCATCCTCTGTTTCACATGTTCCTGCTGCAGTTTGTACAAGATGTGCCGAAGACCCAGACCTT CTGTGGTGACCACTTCCACTACTGTGGTCCATCCTGCATACCCACAACAGCCAAGTGTGCCACCTGGTTACCCAGGGGCCATGTACCAAGGCTATCAACCAATGCCTGTCCAGCCAGGGATGCCAGCTGCGCCTTATCCTACCCAGTACCCACCACCCTACCCTGCCCAGCCAACTGGCCCTCCTGCCTACAATGAGACTCATCCTG CAGGTGCAGGAGCTCCGTACCCCGTCAACCAGCCTCCATATAATCCTGCATACATGGATCCTCCAAAGACTGCTTATTGA
- the TREX1 gene encoding three-prime repair exonuclease 1, translating into MGLEAASSRPMETLVFMDLEATGLPFSQPKVTELCLVAIHRHALEAPQQTPPSVGSSPVPPPPRVADKLCLCVAPGKACSAVASSLTGLNTAMLMAHRRAPFDSALADLLQAFLRRQRSPVCLVAHNGDRFDFPLLQAELSAAGLGTDALSGAFCADSIAALRALDRSSPTIESGQRKSYSLGNVYARLYGQAAPDTHTAEGDVLALVSVCQARPQPLLQWIDTNARPFSSVRPMYGVEAGTPPGGTHDVVTRTEYRKPRTATTASANSGDASPAARKRRGRSAAPSHAGSVSSTSFLNMSHLLALLGPLVILTVAVALYWVPWAS; encoded by the coding sequence ATGGGTTTGGAAGCTGCCTCCTCTAGGCCCATGGAGACTCTTGTCTTCATGGACCTAGAAGCCACAGGACTGCCATTCTCGCAGCCAAAGGTCACCGAGCTGTGCCTGGTGGCCATCCACAGACACGCCCTGGAGGCGCCCCAACAGACACCTCCCTCGGTGGGCTCTTCCCCGGTGCCGCCGCCCCCGAGGGTGGCTGACAAGCTCTGCCTGTGTGTGGCTCCTGGAAAAGCCTGTAGCGCAGTAGCCAGCAGCCTCACGGGGCTGAACACGGCCATGTTGATGGCCCACCGACGGGCACCCTTTGACTCGGCTCTTGCGGACTTGCTCCAGGCCTTTCTAAGACGGCAGCGCTCCCCCGTCTGTCTCGTGGCCCACAATGGGGACCGCTTTGACTTCCCCCTGTTGCAGGCTGAGCTGAGCGCCGCGGGGCTGGGCACAGATGCCCTGAGCGGTGCCTTCTGTGCGGACAGCATCGCAGCCCTGAGAGCCCTAGACCGCTCGAGCCCTACCATCGAGTCCGGCCAAAGGAAGAGTTACAGCCTAGGCAATGTCTACGCCCGCCTCTACGGCCAAGCCGCGCCGGACACCCACACGGCTGAGGGCGATGTCCTTGCTCTGGTCAGCGTATGCCAGGCCAGGCCCCAGCCACTGTTGCAGTGGATCGACACTAACGCTAGGCCCTTCAGTAGTGTCAGACCCATGTATGGAGTAGAGGCAGGGACGCCCCCGGGGGGCACCCACGATGTGGTGACAAGGACCGAGTACAGGAAGCCCCGGACAGCCACCACTGCCTCGGCCAACTCAGGGGATGCCAGCCCGGCTgccaggaagaggagagggagatcaGCAGCTCCCTCCCATGCTGGCAGCGTCTCGAGTACCTCATTTTTGAACATGTCCCACCTGCTAGCACTGCTGGGCCCCCTGGTCATCTTAACTGTGGCGGTAGCTCTGTACTGGGTACCGTGGGCTTCCTAA